DNA sequence from the Halorussus limi genome:
TATCGCGTTCCTCGAATCGGTTGTGTCCGTGTCCATGATTTCCCTCGGCGCGGCGTGTCGCCGCACCACTCGTCGTCTGCTACGAACGCGAGGAGGATATACGTGGGAGTCGGAAACCGCAACTGCCCTCGACAGTCGAAGGCAACGTCCGGGCCAAGGCACGAACAGTCGACTCAGCCGAGGCCGAACTTGACCGCGCTAAGACCCAAACTTTCACGATAGTTATCGCAAGACCGCGCTATCGAAACCAAGAAAAGCAATCATTAAACGGCGCGCGTCGAAACGCTTCGAACATGCAACGACGAGCCGCGACGGTGTACGCCGTCCTCTTCCTCGTAATCGCCGCTGGGTCCTACTCGCTCATCGGCGTTGCCAAGGAGCCGGGCATCGAACTGCAAGGGGAGACGTACGCCGAGAACGACACGCTGACCGTCGACGGATACCAGTACACGGTGGCATCGGTCGGCGACGGCGAGGGAACGCTGGAACGGGTCAACGAGTCGGCGCGCTACACCGCGACGTGGGCGAACAACACGACCACGCAAGTGGACAACACCACCTACCGGGTTCTCATCCCCAACCAGACGGACCCCGGTCAGTTCACCCTCCGCGAGCAGTTCAACCTGAGCGAGAACACCTCCACGGTCACGCAGGGCGGCACGGAGTACGTCGTCGTCAACGAGAGCGGCGGTAACCGGTCGCTGGTGCCCGTCGACCAGTACAAGCGCCAGCAGTTCGGCCAACCCGACACCCGCCAGTACTCGGAGGGCCAGACCTTCCAACTCGGGGGCAACCGGACTACCGTCTCCAACATCACCGCGGACCAGGCGACCCTGACGTGGACCGCTCCGAGAACCGAGTCGACCTCGCTCGAAGAGGGCGGTAACGTCACGCTCGGCCCCGCAGACGGCGGCCAGCAGTTCGTCGCTCACTTCACGAACGAGACGGTCGACGGCGAGCAGACGACGGTCGTCCAACTCTCGCCGAACCCCGGCGAGTACCAGTCTCAGGTCAGCGAAATCGACCACTTCAACGAGCGCATGGCGGGTCTCTGGGGAGTCACCATCCTCAGTTCGCTGACGGTCGTCCTGCTGTTCGGACTGGCCTTCCTGCCGAACAAGTAGCTCTCGGTCCACCTTTTCGTCGTGCGTACACTCCGTAAAATAGCGCCGAGCGTCGGATGTCGCGGAACCGCTGCGATTACTCCCGCGCCAGCCACGCCAGTCCCGCGCCGATTGCGATAGCGGCCACCGCGCCGAACGCCTGTCCGACCATCAGGAGCGCACCGCCGGACTTGTGGGCCCACGGCGTGCCGACGATGGTCGCGAGACCGACGAGGACGAGCAGGACGCCGAAACCGATTCCGAGCGGTTCGAGTTTGTCCGCGTTCGCTGTAGCCATGTTTCGTCTGTCCGGGCGCGCCGGGTTAACAGTTGCTGAAACAATCGGACGCGGACCACGACGCGGTCGGGGGAACAGAAACGTCGAACAGTTTTGTCGGCGAGGACAGAGATTCACTCGCGCTTGCGCGGACTGTCGAGTTCGATGTCGGCCTGCTCCAGCAGGTCCTCTACCTCCTCGCGCTTCTCTTGGTGCTCCGCGAGGAACTCCCGCATCAGTCGGGCGGCCTGCTCCTTGCAGTCGCCACAGAGGCGCTCGCCGCCGACGCACTCGTCGTACACCTCCTTGGCGAACTCGTCGTCGTCGCCCGCGAGCAGGTAGGCGTAGAGTTCGTACACCGGACATTCGTCGGCCCGGCCGCCGAGTTCGCGCTGCTTTTCGGCGGTTTCACGGCCGCCCGTGGTCGCAGCCTTCACCTTGTCGTAGCCGTCCTCGGGGTCGTCCAGCAGACTGATGTGACTCGCCGGAACCGACGAGGACATCTTCCCGCCGGTCAGTCCGGTCATGAACCGGTGGTAGAGCGAGGAGGGTGCGACGAACCCGTAGCCGCCGTGGTCGAGTTCGACCTCGCGGGCCAACTCCTCGGCGTCCGCCCGCGAGAGGTCGAAGGCGTCGACGTGTTCGTCGAAGACGCGTTTCTCGCCCTCCACGGCGTCGATGAGCGCGCCGAAGGCCTCCTCGGTCGCGTTCCGGTCGAGGAAGCGGACGCGCGGTCGGAGCGGTTCCTTGCCCGCCTCCCGGAGTTTCGCGGTCACGCTGTCGCGAGCGTCGTCGGGGGCCACCTCGTCGACTATCCAGTCGGCCGCGTCCTCACAGCGGACGACTTCGTCCTCGTCGGTCTCCTCCGAGAGCGCGGCGTAGGCCGCCGCCAGCAGTTCGCGCTCCTCGGGGTCGGCCTCGAAACTCGCGTACGCCTTCGTCACCCCGAAGTAGCCCATCCGGGCCGCGAGGTCACGCGCGAGGCGGACGTGGGGGTCTTGGTCGGGACCCACCGGGATGACCGTCGGCTTGGGTTCGTCGAGTTGGG
Encoded proteins:
- a CDS encoding tryptophan--tRNA ligase, whose translation is MTRDTDSGRGDERDSTAPETLPDDASDSTGSEARQALPDGGTAASGEDETTLDPWGSATVADYRKLFEEFGIEEFDEVLPEVPDPHYLMRRGVIFGHRDYRRVADAMVNDEPFAALSGFMPTGDPHIGHKLVFDEIIWHQQQGGDAYALIADLEAHSARGMTWDEIDEHARDYLLSLLALGFDPEEGELYRQSGDRDVQDLAFELGSEANFSELENIYGFSGETSVSHMQSVVTQMADILYPQLDEPKPTVIPVGPDQDPHVRLARDLAARMGYFGVTKAYASFEADPEERELLAAAYAALSEETDEDEVVRCEDAADWIVDEVAPDDARDSVTAKLREAGKEPLRPRVRFLDRNATEEAFGALIDAVEGEKRVFDEHVDAFDLSRADAEELAREVELDHGGYGFVAPSSLYHRFMTGLTGGKMSSSVPASHISLLDDPEDGYDKVKAATTGGRETAEKQRELGGRADECPVYELYAYLLAGDDDEFAKEVYDECVGGERLCGDCKEQAARLMREFLAEHQEKREEVEDLLEQADIELDSPRKRE